The Epinephelus lanceolatus isolate andai-2023 chromosome 8, ASM4190304v1, whole genome shotgun sequence genome includes a window with the following:
- the dlgap4a gene encoding disks large-associated protein 4 isoform X4, which produces MASRQNTECEPQEPQDAAPTENNTANCTNSQTVNASAPNGQDKAMEQQPLKNSSAPSRISTSPLETLDPALDPSSLPPPDPSLETANCSSHGDAVQPSTPACLRDGNWFLKLLQAETGRMEGWCQQMEQETKDNKLSEDVLGTIRSAVGSAQLLITQKFEQFRGLCNENLNVNADPRPTAQDLAGFWDLLQLSIEDISMKFDELYQLKANNWQLPEKSEKKDENKQLPSSVPKKQTKPKLSAGKERSVDSAVDKQRQEARKRLMAAKRAASVRQNSATESADSIEIYVPEAQTRL; this is translated from the exons CGAGCCTCAGGAGCCCCAGGATGCCGCGCCCACAGAAAACAACACAGCCAACTGCACCAACAGTCAAACAGTGAATGCCAGCGCACCCAACGGACAGGACAAAGCCATGGAACAGCAGCCCCTTAAAAACAGCTCAGCCCCATCCAGGATATCCACCTCGCCCCTCGAGACCCTGGATCCGGCATTAGACCCCTCCTCGCTGCCACCGCCAGATCCCAGCCTGGAGACCGCAAATTGCAGCTCCCACGGAGATGCTGTTCAGCCCAGCACGCCAGCTTGCCTCCGAGACGGGAACTGGTTTCTGAAGCTGCTGCAGGCGGAAACAGGGCGCATGGAGGGCTGGTGTCAACAGATGGAGCAGGAGACCAAAgacaacaagctgtcagaggaTG TGTTGGGAACGATCCGCAGTGCAGTCGGCAGTGCTCAGCTCCTCATAACACAGAAGTTCGAGCAGTTCAGAGGGCTCTGTAATGAGAACTTG AACGTAAATGCCGACCCACGACCAACAGCACAGGACCTCGCAGGGTTCTGGGATCTGCTACAACTCTCAATAGAAGACATCAGCATGAAGTTTGATGAGCTCTACCAACTGAAAGCCAACAACTGGCAACTTCCTGAGAAATCAGAGAAGAAG GATGAAAACAAGCAGCTTCCATCATCTGTGCCAAAGAAGCAGACTAAACCCAAGCTGTCAGCAGGGAAGGAAAGGAGCGTGGACTCGGCCGTGGACAAACAGCGGCAAGAAGCCAGGAAACGTTTGATGGCAGCGAAGCGCGCGGCGTCAGTACGACAGAACTCCGCCACGGAAAGCGCTGACAGCATTGAAATCTACGTCCCCGAGGCCCAAACCCGTCTCTGA